Part of the Geodermatophilus obscurus DSM 43160 genome is shown below.
CTGGTGGCCGTGCACGACCCGGTGGAGCCCGACCCGGCCGACGCCGCGGTCTACCGGGGGCTGCGGCCGCTGGTGGAGCGCTCCACGGACGCGCTGACCGACGTCCTCACCGTGCTGGACGCGCTCGACGACACCCCGCCCGCCCCCGTCTGACCCCGGGCTGCTCCGCGAGCCGGCCGGCGGACCGCGGGGTGCGTGGACCGTCCCGAGCCGGCCGAGGACGGGGCGTCGGCGGACCACCCGGAACCGGGTCCGCAGTGGCATCGTGGCGCGATGGGACGCACCCTCCGTCTCGCCGGTGCCGGCCTCGCCGGTCTCGCCGCGGTCGCCGCCCGCGACATGCTGCAGCGCGAGCACACCCTGTTGCGCAACTTCCCGGTGATCGGCCACGCGCGCTACCTGCTGGAGTCGATCGGTCCCGAGCTGCGCCAGTACCTCGTGGCGGGCAACAACGAGGAGCGCCCGTTCACCCGCGACCAGCGGCGCTGGGTGTACGCGTCGGCGAAGCACGACAACAACTACTTCGGCTTCGGCACCGACAACGACCTGGAGTTCACCGCCGGCTACCCGGTCATCAACCACCGCACGTTCGGCCGGGCCGTGCCGCCCACCTCCGTCCACGCGGGGCACGACGTCGCGCTGCCGAGCGCCAAGGTGCTCGGCGGGCCGCGCGGGCGGGCGCGGGCGTTCCGGCCGGCCTCGGTCGTCAACGTCTCGGCGATGAGCTTCGGGTCGCTGTCCGGCGCGGCGGTCGAGGCGCTCAACCGCGGTGCGGCGCTGGCCGGCTGCCTGCAGAACACCGGCGAGGGCGGGCTCTCGGTGCACCACCGGCACGGCGGGGAGCTGGTCTTCCAGCTCGGCACCGCCTACTTCGGCTGCCGGGACGAGCACGGCCGCTTCGACCTGCAGCGGCTCAAGGACCTCGTGGCCTCCGCGCCGGTCCGGGCCCTGGAGGTCAAGCTCAGCCAGGGCGCGAAGCCCAGCCTGGGCGGCGTCCTGCCGGGTGCCAAGGTGTCGGCCGAGATCGCGGCCGCGCGCGGCGTGCCGGAGGGCGTGGACTGCATCAGCCCGTCACGGCACGCGGAGTTCTCGGACACCGACAGCCTGCTGGACTGGGTGGAGCTGCTCGCCGCCGAGACCGGGCTGCCGGTGGGCATCAAGTCCGCCGTCGGGGACATGACCTTCTGGCACGAGCTCACCGAGCTGATGGCGACCACCGGCCGCGGCGTGGACTTCGTGACGGTCGACGGCGGCGAGGGCGGCACCGGCGCGGCGCCGCTGATCTTCACCGACTCGGTGTCCCTGCCGTTCCAGCTCGGCTTCGCCCGCGTCCACTCCGCGTTCGCCCGCGCGGGGCTGCACGAGCAGGTCACCTTCGTCGGCGCCGGCAAGCTCGGCCTGCCCGACAACGCCATCGTGGCGTTCGCCCTCGGCTGCGACATGGTGAACATCGGCCGCGAGGCGATGCTGGCGATCGGCTGCATCCAGGCGCAGAAGTGCCACACCGACACCTGCCCGACCGGCGTCGCCACGCAGAACCCCTGGCTGGCGCACGGCCTGGACCCGCAGCTGAAGTCGGTCCGCGCGGCGAACTACATCGGGACGCTGCGCCGCGACCTGGTCAAGGTCGCCGAGGCCTGCGGCGTCGAGCACCCGGGGCTCATCGAATCCTCCTCCGTCGAGATCCTCACCGGGCGCACGGCCTCCACGCCGCTGGGCGAGGTCTACGGGTACGAGCCGGGGTGGGGGCTGCCCTCGGCCGCCGACCGCGAGGAGATCGTCCGGATCATGACGGCCGAGGCCCCGCAGGGCGGGTCCGCCGTCCCCTCGGAGGACGCCGTCCGCTGACGTCCTCCCCGCGATCACGGAGTCCCGGGTGCGGCGCGCGGTCGCATGCCGGCGTGTCGTCCCCAGAAGTCCATGATCGCGGCACGGGTGCCCGCCGAGGGCGCGTCGAGCTCGTGGTGCTGCCCGTGGCCGCCTCTGCCCGGCGTCACGGCCACATCCACCAACCGGTGGACGTGGCGGCCCCCGCGCTGACGTGCGACGTCCCTCGACGAACACGGCGCCGGGACGACCTGTCGGGCTCGGCAGGTGGTCCCGGCGCCGTGATCGCGGGGAGTGCGGGGGCTCAGTGCCCGCGGAGCAGCTCCTCGAAGGAGGCGACGTCGGCGAACGGGTCGACCGGCCGCTTGGCGGAGGGCCGACCGGCGACCAGGTCGGCCAGCTCGCCGGCCGCGCGGTCGATCCGGCGGCCCAGCTCGGCGTCCACCCCACCGGCACCGGCCCAGTCCTCCGACGCCGCGAACACGCCGGTCGGTGCCGGGATCGCACGCAGGTAGGCGAACAGCGGCCGCATCGCGTGCTCGATGACCAGCGAGTGCCGGGCGGTGCCGGCGGTGGCGCCGAGCAGCACCGGCGTCCCGGTCAGGGAGTCCTTGTCCAGGACGTCGAAGAACGTCTTGAACAGCCCGCTGTAGGAGGCCGAGAACACCGGCGTCACCGCGATCAGCCCGTCGGCGCCGACCACCGTGTCGATCGCCGCGCGCAACGACTCGTTGGCGAACCCGGTGACCAGGTCGTCGGCCAGGTCGCGGGCGAGCATGCGCAGCTCGACGACCTCGACCGTCGCGTCGTCGCCCCGCTCGCGCAGGGCGGCGACGGTCGCGGTGGTGAGCCGGTCGGCCAGCAGCCGGGTCGACGACGGGGTCGACAGCCCGGCGCTCACGACGGCGAGGGTGCGGGTGGTCATGCAGGGACCTCCTCGAGGGATGACTGCCGGGCCGCCACGCGCGAGGCGTGGGTCGGCGCGTCGGGCACGTGTGCCGGCTTGAGGGCGGCGAACTCGCGGCGCAGCACCGGCACGACCTCCTCGCCG
Proteins encoded:
- a CDS encoding FMN-binding glutamate synthase family protein translates to MGRTLRLAGAGLAGLAAVAARDMLQREHTLLRNFPVIGHARYLLESIGPELRQYLVAGNNEERPFTRDQRRWVYASAKHDNNYFGFGTDNDLEFTAGYPVINHRTFGRAVPPTSVHAGHDVALPSAKVLGGPRGRARAFRPASVVNVSAMSFGSLSGAAVEALNRGAALAGCLQNTGEGGLSVHHRHGGELVFQLGTAYFGCRDEHGRFDLQRLKDLVASAPVRALEVKLSQGAKPSLGGVLPGAKVSAEIAAARGVPEGVDCISPSRHAEFSDTDSLLDWVELLAAETGLPVGIKSAVGDMTFWHELTELMATTGRGVDFVTVDGGEGGTGAAPLIFTDSVSLPFQLGFARVHSAFARAGLHEQVTFVGAGKLGLPDNAIVAFALGCDMVNIGREAMLAIGCIQAQKCHTDTCPTGVATQNPWLAHGLDPQLKSVRAANYIGTLRRDLVKVAEACGVEHPGLIESSSVEILTGRTASTPLGEVYGYEPGWGLPSAADREEIVRIMTAEAPQGGSAVPSEDAVR
- a CDS encoding FMN reductase — translated: MTTRTLAVVSAGLSTPSSTRLLADRLTTATVAALRERGDDATVEVVELRMLARDLADDLVTGFANESLRAAIDTVVGADGLIAVTPVFSASYSGLFKTFFDVLDKDSLTGTPVLLGATAGTARHSLVIEHAMRPLFAYLRAIPAPTGVFAASEDWAGAGGVDAELGRRIDRAAGELADLVAGRPSAKRPVDPFADVASFEELLRGH